The window ATTATGTTTATTTTCACTTTCCCAACCAGGAATATCTGTTGAATTTTCTTCTTTACTATTGACGTAAAAGACCTGTCCTAATTGGCAAACTACTATGTGATTTAAAGATGGATGGACAGATTCTATAACAGAGCAAGCATTATTTTGTTCAATTCCAACACTATTATTTGTGGTATCTATAATTTCACCACTTAATTTATAGACTGTTAGATCTTCTTTAACGGTTATTGTAGCTTTGTTATTATCTCTGTCTATGCTTTCTATTTTGTATTTTCCAAATAAAGTATTTGTCGATAAAATCAAAATTAAACTCAAAAGATGTCTAATGAATTTCATTATTTATATTCCTTGTAAATAATTTAAATTTAAAATGCTTATATTTTCTCTCATTATAAATCAGTATAAATTGTTTTATTGCACATTTGCAATATTTTTATTTTTTATTATATTTAACTTTTATTTTAAAAAATTGAAGTTAAATATATTTTTGATTTTAATATAGGTTAAAGTTACTAATCTTGTGGTATTTGGAACTTTTTAAATGATTTAAGATATCTCTTTTAGACTCATATAAACAAAACTCATTTATAGCCAAAGTAACTTTATTGTAATTTATTTGATCTAAAATATTTTGTATTTTTTTATATTCCTCTTGACTTAAAATTTCATTTTTTATTCTTAAAATGGTGACATGTGGTATAAAAGTTCTTTTGAAATTTATGTGATTATCTAATTTTAAAGATTTATGTAAAATTTCTTTAATTTTATGTGCAAGTTCTTCTAATTCGTCTGATTTTACTTTTATCCAAATAATATTGTTACTTTTATTTAATTCTAAATTTTCTAACTTTATTTTAAATTTATAAAATTTTATATTATTTAAGATTAAATTAAGTTGATCTAAATTTTCCTCTTTTATTTTTCCTATAAAAGCCAAAGTAATGTGAAAATCTTGAGGATTAACCCAATTTAAATTTAAATCTAAATTTTCTAATTTATTCTTTAATTGTTTTTGTATAAAATTTAACTCAATTATATTTTCTAAATCTATTGCTACAAATAGTATCATTTAGTATCACGGATTCAATATATTATGTAAATTTAAAAACTTCTTTTGCATTTATGGCTGTTTGTGTTGAAACTAGATCATAATCTACATTAATTAATTCTGCAATAAAATGAGCAATAGTTTTTATATGAAGAGGATGATTCTGTTTTCCTCTTAAAGCTTGAGGAGGTAAAAAGGGAGCATCGGTTTCAAGTAATATATCTTTAAGATTTATAGATTTTACAACTTCTCGTAATACGTTATTTTTGGGGTATGTAATAGGTGCATCTATTCCTATTTTAAATCCTAGGTTAATTGATTCTTTGGCAAAATTAAGATCATAAGAAAAACAATGAATAGTCCCATGTAAGTTGCTATCTTTAAATTGATATAAAATCTCTAAAGTCTCTTGATAAGCATCTCTTGAATGAACTACTAATGCTAGATTATTCTCAAGAGCAAAGTCTATTTGCATCTTAAAGGCTTCTATTTGCTTTTTTATATCATAATCTGGATAGTGAAAATCTAAGCCACACTCTCCAATTGCTACTATTTTATTATCTATTTTATTTTTTAGTAATTTTTCTATTTCTTTTAGATCTTGCTTAAAATTTTGTGTTAAGTCATTGGGGTGTATACCAATAGCAGCATAGACTGAAGTAAATTTTTTTGCTAGGTTGACAGAATTTATGCTTTCTATTAGACTTGTGCCAACATTTAGTAAGATCTTTACATCGTTATTATAAGCTTGATCGATTATTATTTGTGCTAATTCAAAGTTTTCTTCAGATAATAGTATATCAAAATCTTTTTTTATCATTATGTTAATATGACAATGTGTATCGATGAGCATAGGTCTCTCTTTTTGTTTTGATTTTTGTATATTAAATTTAAAAATGAATTAATTAGTTTTAGTCTATAAGATTAAATAAAATTTGACAAACTATTAAATAATTTTATTATATAATTCAATTGTAATAATTTAGATAATAGTTTATAAATAATTTGATCTTAAATTATTAAGATAATTAATTTAAAGGCAGTATATAACAGTGTATAACATACAATAAAAAGTGAAGGAGTTTATCGTATGAATAAAACTGAGTTAATTAACTCATTAAGTGAAGAAACAACATTTCCAAAAAGAGAAGTTGCTCGTTTTCTAGAGGCGTTTGCAAGAATTGTAGGACGTACATTAAAAAACGGTGGCAAAATTCAATTATCAGGATTTGGTACTTTTGCAGCTTCAAGACGTCCGGCGCGTATTGGCATTAATCCCTCTACTAAAGAGCGTATCCAATTACCCTCAACTGTTGTGGCGAAATTTAAGCCAGGCAAAACTCTTAAAGAAGTTATGCGTTCTATAAGATAAATTTTTGACCTGAAAAAGCTTTTACCTTAAAGCCGCTTTTAAAGAGCGGCTTTTTTAAATTCTATTAATCTTTTGCATTATTTGATTTATACTTATTGAGAATTTTATATTAACTTAAAGATTACTGGAGATTTTATGATCGATTTAACATTTTTGAGAGATAACACGCAAAATTTTATAGATTTAATTAAAAGAAAAGATCCTGACTTTGATGTAGATAAATTGATAAGTTTAGATAAATCTTTAAGAAAGTTAAAATCAGAAGTAGAAGAGTTAAGACATAAAAAAAATGAGTTAGCAAATCAAGGTAAAAAAGGCGTTACTAAAGAACTTATAGAGCAATCAAAACATGTAGGACAATTGTTAAAAGAAAAAGAGCCTGAATTAGATAATCTAGAAAAAGAGTTTGAAAACCTTTACTTAATGTGTCCTAATGTAATTGATATTGATGTTCCATCAGGAAACAAAGAATCTAATTTAATGGTTAAAGAATATCTTGATAAGCCACAATTTAACTTTGATATAAAAAATCATGTAGAATTAGGTAAAATTAATGATTGGTTTGATTTTGAAGCTGCTGTTAAAATGACTGCTTCTAATTTTGCTCTTTATAAAAATCAAGGAGTTAAATTAGTATACTCTTTGATGATGTATATGTTAAATAACAACATTAAACATGGTTATTCGCCTATTTTACCACCATACCTAGTAAATGAAAAAGCATTAATCGGTGCAAGTAACTTTCCTAGATTTAAAGAAGAAGTTTATGCAATTGAAAAAGATCAGTTATATTTAACTCCTACGTCTGAGGTAAATTTAACAAGTATCTATAGAGATCAAATCTTAGATAATAATGAGCTACCAATAAGAATGACTGCTTGGACAAGTTGTTTTAGACGTGAAGCAGGTGGTTATGGTGCTGCTGAACGTGGGTTAATTCGTATTCATCAATTTGAAAAATGTGAATTATATACCATATGTAGACCAGAAATATCAAAACAAGAACAAGAGCGTATGCTTAATTGCGCTGAAGATATTTTAAAATCTTTAGGTCTTCATTATAGAATTATGTTATTAGCTGCTCAAGATACCTCTTTTGCTTCTTCAAAGACTTATGATATTGAAGTTTGGATGCCTGCTCAAGGAATTTATAAAGAAGTTTCTTCCATAAGCAATTGTACAGATTTTCAATCAAGACGTAGCAAAATTAGATATTCTAATGACTCAAAAACTAAATTAGTACATACTCTTAATGGTTCTTCTCTAGCTTTACCTAGATTATTAGTAGCATTGATGGAAACTTATCAAAAGCCCGATGGAACAGTGGAAATTCCTC of the Candidatus Babela massiliensis genome contains:
- a CDS encoding TatD family hydrolase, whose amino-acid sequence is MLIDTHCHINIMIKKDFDILLSEENFELAQIIIDQAYNNDVKILLNVGTSLIESINSVNLAKKFTSVYAAIGIHPNDLTQNFKQDLKEIEKLLKNKIDNKIVAIGECGLDFHYPDYDIKKQIEAFKMQIDFALENNLALVVHSRDAYQETLEILYQFKDSNLHGTIHCFSYDLNFAKESINLGFKIGIDAPITYPKNNVLREVVKSINLKDILLETDAPFLPPQALRGKQNHPLHIKTIAHFIAELINVDYDLVSTQTAINAKEVFKFT
- the thpR gene encoding RNA 2',3'-cyclic phosphodiesterase, with product MILFVAIDLENIIELNFIQKQLKNKLENLDLNLNWVNPQDFHITLAFIGKIKEENLDQLNLILNNIKFYKFKIKLENLELNKSNNIIWIKVKSDELEELAHKIKEILHKSLKLDNHINFKRTFIPHVTILRIKNEILSQEEYKKIQNILDQINYNKVTLAINEFCLYESKRDILNHLKSSKYHKISNFNLY
- a CDS encoding HU family DNA-binding protein translates to MNKTELINSLSEETTFPKREVARFLEAFARIVGRTLKNGGKIQLSGFGTFAASRRPARIGINPSTKERIQLPSTVVAKFKPGKTLKEVMRSIR
- the serS gene encoding serine--tRNA ligase; its protein translation is MIDLTFLRDNTQNFIDLIKRKDPDFDVDKLISLDKSLRKLKSEVEELRHKKNELANQGKKGVTKELIEQSKHVGQLLKEKEPELDNLEKEFENLYLMCPNVIDIDVPSGNKESNLMVKEYLDKPQFNFDIKNHVELGKINDWFDFEAAVKMTASNFALYKNQGVKLVYSLMMYMLNNNIKHGYSPILPPYLVNEKALIGASNFPRFKEEVYAIEKDQLYLTPTSEVNLTSIYRDQILDNNELPIRMTAWTSCFRREAGGYGAAERGLIRIHQFEKCELYTICRPEISKQEQERMLNCAEDILKSLGLHYRIMLLAAQDTSFASSKTYDIEVWMPAQGIYKEVSSISNCTDFQSRRSKIRYSNDSKTKLVHTLNGSSLALPRLLVALMETYQKPDGTVEIPQVLKSVVINTF